In Tachysurus vachellii isolate PV-2020 chromosome 3, HZAU_Pvac_v1, whole genome shotgun sequence, one genomic interval encodes:
- the ints3 gene encoding LOW QUALITY PROTEIN: integrator complex subunit 3 (The sequence of the model RefSeq protein was modified relative to this genomic sequence to represent the inferred CDS: inserted 1 base in 1 codon), translating into MEPSAAKGRAQGRLLVSTSLDAKDELEERLERCVSITTSLTNGLSEREANDALTAHVCKGPQQHEEVCLGLFTLLLTEPPQAQRCYRDLTLVNRDGMNVVLIKINQILMEKFLKLQDQCHTQLVWVVRELVKSGVIGADGVLMTLMKQIAGGDISSKNLWLAENVLDILVDQREWVLKSGMLVAMSVYTYLRLIVDHGTQGLLSLRQREVDFCIGLLRERFMECFIIGRDLVRLLQNVARIPEMELLWRDLLHNPQSLSPQYTGLLQLLTSRTSRKFLACRLTPDMETKLLFMTSRVRFGQQKRYQDWFQRQYLSTAESQSLRCDLIRYICGVVHPSNEVLSSDILPRWAIIGWLLTTCTSNVAASNAKLALFYDWLFFNPEKDSIMNIEPAILVMHHSMKPHPAITATLLDFMCRIIPNFFPPLEVQVRQGVFNSLNFIMEKRVLAHLAPLFDNPKLDRELRSMLRERFPEFCNSPSPTTEVKTEESVPLEMDNHVLDKEDGCYDNTDATFSDDEEELNNKGKKREFRFQHIKETYIEEPADITPYVDQLDETLKEKVLQLQKGSDTETQCEVMQEIVDLILEEDFDSEQMSTLASCLAELFKSHFRGDVLPEEITEESLEESVCKPVCLIFRNLCQMQEDNSGFSVLLDMLAELYQKQPKIGYHLLYYLKASKAAAGKMSLYESFAQATALGDLHTCLMMDMKACQEDDVRLLCYLTPSIYTEFPDETLRSGELLNMIVAVIDSTQLQELMCHVMMGNLVMFRKDSVLNILIQSLDWETFEQYSTWQLFLAHSIPLETIIPILQHLKYKEHPEALSCLLLQLRRESPTEEMVKMVLSRPCHPEDQFTTSILRHWAAKHDDQLAEHIKALLIKNNNMPRKRQSLRSSSSKLAQLTLEQMLEHLDSLRLSLSNTKNNFFTQTPILQALQHVQASCDEAHKMRFSDLFSLAEEYEDXKPPKSRRKAPASSPRSRKGAAPPANNEEDSGSSSASEEEDSKPKAPKRKRKGSSAVGSDSD; encoded by the exons ATGGAGCCCTCAGCGGCCAAGGGGAGAGCGCAGGGCCGGCTGCTGGTGTCCACCAGCCTGGACGCCAAAGACGAGCTGGAGGAG cgGTTGGAAAGGTGTGTGTCCATCACCACTTCCCTTACAAACGGATTGTCCGAACGAGAAGCCAATGATGCCCTCACTGCCCAC gtgtgtaaaGGTCCTCAGCAGCATGAGGAAGTGTGCCTTGGCTTGTTTACGCTGCTGCTCACAGAGCCTCCACAAGCACAGCGG TGTTACAGAGACCTGACGCTAGTCAACCGCGACGGCATGAATGTGGTTCTGATCAAGATTAACCAAATCCTCATGGAGAAGTTCCTCAAACTGCAGGACCAGTGTCACACACAG CTGGTGTGGGTGGTCAGAGAGCTGGTGAAGAGTGGGGTCATAGGAGCCGACGGAGTCCTCATGACCCTCATGAAGCAGATCGCTG GTGGTGACATTTCCAGTAAAAACCTGTGGCTGGCTGAAAACGTGTTGGACATCTTAGTGGATCAAAG GGAGTGGGTGTTGAAGAGCGGTATGCTGGTGGCCATGTCTGTGTACACGTACCTGAGACTCATCGTGGATCACGGGACGCAGGGCCTCCTGTCGCTCCGCCAGAGAGAGGTGGACTTCTGCATCGGCCTGCTgcgagagagg TTTATGGAGTGTTTCATCATCGGGAGAGATCTCGTCAGACTGTTACAGAATGTAGCTCGAATCCCTGAGATGGAGCTCCTGTGGAGAGACCTGCTGCACAACCCTCAGAGCCTGAGCCCacagtacactg GTCTCTTGCAGCTTCTCACGTCTCGAACCTCACGCAAATTCCTGGCTTGCCGCCTCACTCCTGATATGGAGACCAAGCTACTGTTCATGACGTCGagg GTTCGATTCGGCCAACAGAAGCGCTATCAGGACTGGTTTCAGAGGCAGTACCTGTCCACAGCTGAGAGTCAGTCACTACGGTGCGATCTGATTCGATATATCTGCGGGGTGGTGCATCCCTCTAATGAGGTCCTGAGCTCAGACATCCTGCCTCGCTGGGCCATCATTGGCTGGCTGCTCACCACCTGCacg TCGAACGTCGCTGCTTCCAACGCCAAACTGGCCCTGTTCTACGACTGGCTCTTCTTCAACCCGGAGAAAGACAGCATCATGAACATCG agcCAGCCATTCTGGTGATGCATCACTCGATGAAGCCGCATCCGGCCATCACTGCCACGCTGCTGGACTTCATGTGTCGA ATAATCCCCAACTTTTTTCCACCACTGGAGGTCCAAGTACGGCAGGGCGTCTTCAACTCGCTTAACTTCATTATGGAGAAGAGAGTTCTGGC ACACTTGGCTCCATTGTTTGACAACCCCAAACTGGACCGGGAGCTGCGCTCCATGCTGAGAGAACGTTTCCCTGAGTTCTGTAACTCGCCCTCTCCAACCACAGAAG TGAAAACGGAGGAGTCTGTTCCCTTAGAGATGGACAATCACGTGCTGGATAAGGAGGACGGTTGCTATGACAACACAGACGCGACGTTTAGCGACGACGAGGAAGAGTTGAACAACAAGG GTAAGAAACGCGAGTTCAGGTTTCAGCACATCAAGGAGACTTATATAGAGGAGCCGGCCGACATCACGCCTTACGTGGACCAGCTGGACGAGACGCTGAAGGAGAAAGTGTTACAGTTACAGAAGGGGAG tgacacagagacgcagtgtgaAGTCATGCAGGAGATCGTGGACCTGATTCTCGAG GAGGACTTTGACTCAGAGCAGATGTCCACTCTCGCTTCCTGTCTAGCTGAGCTGTTCAAAAGCCATTTCAGAGGAGATGTGCTGCCAGAGGAAATCACTGAGga gtcgcTGGAGGAGTCGGTGTGTAAGCCAGTGTGTCTGATCTTCAGGAACCTGTGTCAGATGCAGGAGGACAACAGTGGCTTCTCAGTGCTGCTGGACATGCTCGCTGAGCTCTACCAGAAACAGCCCAAAATTGGATATCACCTCCTGTACTACCTCAAGGCCAG TAAAGCGGCAGCGGGGAAGATGAGTCTGTACGAGTCGTTTGCTCAAGCCACTGCACTGGGGGACCTACACACATGCCTCATGATGGACATGAAGGCCTGCCAGGAGGATGATGTGAGACTCCTCTGTTACCTCACACCCTCCATCTacacagag TTCCCAGATGAGACTCTGCGAAGTGGAGAACTCCTAAACATGATCGTAGCGGTCATAGACTCTACACAG CTTCAGGAGCTGATGTGTCACGTCATGATGGGAAATCTGGTAATGTTCCGCAAAGACTCAGTGCTCAACATCCTCA ttcaGTCACTGGACTGGGAGACGTTTGAGCAGTACAGCACATGGCAGCTGTTTCTGGCCCACAGTATCCCACTGGAGACCATCATCCCCATCCTACAGCATCTCAAATACAAAG aacatCCTGAAGCTTTATCCTGCTTACTCCTGCAACTCCGCAGGGAAAG TCCCACAGAGGAGATGGTGAAGATGGTGTTGAGTCGGCCGTGTCACCCGGAGGATCAGTTCACCACCAGCATCCTGCGCCACTGGGCAGCCAAACACGACGACCAGCTGGCCGAGCACATCAAAGCTCTTCTCATCAAGAACAACAACATGCCTCGCAAACGTCAGAG TTTACGAAGCTCCAGCAGTAAATTGGCTCAACTGACCCTGGAACAGATGTTGGAGCATCTAGACAGTCTGAGGCTGAGCCTCAGCAACACCAAGAATAACT tctttACCCAGACGCCCATCCTGCAGGCTCTTCAGCACGTTCAGGCCAGCTGTGATGAAGCCCATAAAATGAG GTTCAGCGACCTTTTCTCCTTAGCTGAGGAGTATGAGG CAAAACCACCCAAATCTCGGCGCAAAGCCCCAGCGTCCTCTCCACGCTCGCGTAAAGGAGCAGCACCTCCAGCCAACAACGAGGAGGACAGCGGCTCCAGTAGCGCCTCA GAAGAAGAGGACTCCAAACCCAAAGCACCCAAGAGGAAACGGAAAGGCTCGTCAGCCGTGGGATCAGACAGTGACTGA